One window of Triticum dicoccoides isolate Atlit2015 ecotype Zavitan chromosome 5A, WEW_v2.0, whole genome shotgun sequence genomic DNA carries:
- the LOC119298742 gene encoding putative FBD-associated F-box protein At5g56440, which translates to MSTCSSKRARGASDGVDRLSSLPNELLHRVMSFLPMPEVVRTSLLSPRWRYLWVSTPYIHIDHQDFMDDSKLKNFGNHLLLLRDGATSLDEAQISAHKVVDGTTCCEWIRHAIMHKVLLLHASAYARLDSTAMFPSQHLKIVRLKSNLLKRGFFRQLNCDCSVLEHLELEGCGLSDVNEISSRSLKVLHIIRCHIVKGLVICASNLTHLSIVEPRCRSGAIVTRDLPSLVTASVSLRFDEFHYKENTMLGHGLLDGLSHATTLQLHAPLPELALERGLRTCPVFSNLTSLVLGDWCMAADFYPLRHILHRSPKLKELSFNLEMEECRKCKELESALPSSRGAPSSGAGSHPCIERIKIHCQKEDPRVGALVQALLLVSDVEIGIERR; encoded by the exons ATGTCGACCTGCAGTTCCAAGAGGGCGCGAGGCGCCAGCGATGGTGTCGACAGGCTCAGCAGCCTTCCCAATGAGCTGCTCCACCGCGTGATGTCCTTCCTGCCGATGCCGGAGGTCGTGCGCACAAGTCTGCTCTCGCCGAGGTGGCGCTATCTCTGGGTCTCTACGCCATACATCCACATTGACCACCAGGACTTTATGGATGACAGCAAGCTCAAGAATTTCGGGAACCACCTGCTGCTCTTGCGTGACGGTGCCACTTCCTTAGATGAAGCCCAGATATCTGCCCACAAAGTTGTTGATGGTACAACGTGTTGTGAGTGGATCCGTCATGCCATCATGCACAAAGTTCTTCTGCTTCATGCTTCTGCATATGCCCGTTTGGATAGCACAGCCATGTTTCCTTCACAGCACCTCAAAATAGTCAGGCTCAAATCTAACTTGTTGAAACGTGGATTCTTTAGGCAGCTGAACTGCGACTGCTCAGTGCTTGAACATTTAGAGCTGGAGGGTTGCGGTTTGTCTGACGTAAACGAGATCTCATCGAGGTCCCTCAAGGTTCTACATATCATTCGCTGCCATATCGTTAAGGGCCTCGTAATTTGTGCTAGCAACCTTACCCATCTCTCTATCGTTGAACCAAGATGTCGTTCTGGTGCTATAGTAACTAGGGATCTGCCTTCTCTAGTAACAGCTTCAGTTAGTCTGAGATTCGACGAGTTTCATTATAAGGAAAACACAATGCTGGGTCATGGTCTACTTGATGGCCTCTCACATGCCACGACCTTGCAGTTGCATGCACCATTACCTGAG TTAGCACTCGAGAGAGGTTTGCGGACATGCCCGGTGTTCAGCAACCTGACAAGTCTGGTGTTGGGTGATTGGTGCATGGCTGCTGACTTCTATCCGCTGCGTCACATTCTACATCGCTCGCCCAAACTGAAGGAGCTAAGTTTCAACCTCGAAATG GAGGAATGTAGAAAATGTAAGGAATTGGAATCTGCTTTGCCATCATCAAGGGGAGCTCCGTCGTCAGGCGCAGGCAGCCACCCTTGCATCGAGAGGATCAAGATCCACTGCCAGAAAGAAGATCCAAGGGTCGGTGCGTTGGTGCAGGCATTGTTACTGGTCAGTGATGTGGAAATCGGCATCGAGCGTCGCTGA
- the LOC119298743 gene encoding uncharacterized protein LOC119298743: MRAAEKALSDVEFSGGILHHVQLGRWRCGCRTRPWRGAARRLARLDSVLTPQCASIRKHHHPSCWKRRTRGPQAPDERAAVVDRMPALEATIRRFADRGTEVVVNPALGTIFDSLPEAYEFYNLILVAG, from the exons ATGAGGGCGGCGGAGAAGGCTTTGTCTGATGTTGAGTTCTCCGGGGGGATCCTGCACCACGTTCAGCTCGGGCGGTGGCGATGTGGCTGTCGGACGCGCCCATGGCGCGGCGCTGCCCGTCGTCTCGCGCGGCTCGATTCAGTCCTTACCCCACAGTGCGCAAGCATCCGCAAACACCACCATCCGAGTTGCTGGAAGCGCAG GACAAGAGGGCCGCAAGCACCAGATGAGCGGGCGGCGGTGGTTGATCGTATGCCGGCACTTGAAGCTACCATACGAAGGTTCGCTGACAGGGGGACTGAGGTAGTTGTCAACCCGGCGCTTGGCACAATTTTCGATTCTCTGCCGGAGGCGTATGAATTCTACAATCTTATTCTCGTCGCTGGTTAA